The following nucleotide sequence is from Nycticebus coucang isolate mNycCou1 chromosome 8, mNycCou1.pri, whole genome shotgun sequence.
ACAGGAGTGAGGCAAGGGGAAGGTCTGTTGTGTTATCAGAAGCCCCCTCCCATCTTCTTGTCCTCCCACCTGTGACCTTGGGCCAATACACTACTTCCCACTCCAGGTAACCCCCAGGGGGCTCAGGTATGTGGATATGGCGTCCTGGGTCTCCATGGAGGCAGTGATGTGGGAGCAACTACTTGGAAAGGAGCCTTTCCAAGTGATGGTAGCTACTTGGAAAGGAGCCTTTGTCCAGAGATTCCCCTTGTTACCCcactttctctccccaccccGTACAGCCCAAGCCTTGCAGCTTAACACTGGGGAAATAGAGGCCCAAGAGGAAAAGGGACTGGCCTGTGGTCATATTGAGAATATCCTATGTTCTGGCCCTGTGCTTATTCCCATGCCTGGGAAGATGGAGTTCTTGCTTGGGGGCACAGTTCCACAGGATAATGGGGAACCATGTATTTCTGTGAATGAGGCCAACTTGTAGCAATGCTTCATGGGCTGGATGGGATCCTTGGAAGAAGAGTTAAAATCAGGTTCAGCAGAGAGGGTAGGTGAGATACAGGCTACTCTTAGGCAGTGGGAGCAAGTTTGGCCAGATTGTTATGTCTCCTATTTGTTAAGCCTTCCTGGGGCCTTCTCAATTTAATCTTGTCCTCATTATGGGTTGTAagggttttttcctttcttccccacttGATAGATTTGTTCAATAAATCTACAGGTACAAATATTATCTGAGTCAGTGCTctatgccaggccctgtgcccCAGTACTGGGACCCATAGGTGATCAGGCTGATTGCCCGTGCCCCATGGGCCCACAGTCTGATGAGGAACGCAGCATGGTGGCAGCCTGGCTGGGAGAACAGCTGTGCTATATGGGACCAGTTACTTCCCCTCTCTAGACCTTAATTTCTCATTTAGAAAATGGTGgtaatggctcggcgcctgtggctcaagcggctaaggcgccagccacatcgtcctgagctggcgggttcgaatccagcccgggcctgccaaacaacaatgacggctacaaccaaaaaatagccaggcattgtggtgggcacctatagtcccagctacttgggaggcagaggcaggagaatcccttgagcccaggagttggaggttgctgtgagctgttatgacacagcactctacccagggcaacagcttgaggcctgtctcaataaataaataaataaataaaataaaataaagaaagataatggTGATAATAAAGTCCTTTCTTCCTAATATTTACAAAGTGCTCCAAATAGAGCCAGCACATTGGCAGCGAgaggtctgtgtgtgcatgtttgtttGAAGAGTTATCAGAGGAACAAGCTAATTGCAGGTCGTGAGCAAGTGCTGCACAGAAGGTAAAAGGGGCAATGACGTGGGAGTTTTCTGGGTTGCTGGGAATGCTTTCCATCTGATGGGAGTGTGAGTCCCAAGGATGTGTGTAGTCGTCAAAACTCACTGAATTGCACTTTTGAGATCTGTGCCTTTTACTGTGTGAAATTGTACCTCAATAAACAAAGCATATATGGAAAgatcaaaaaagaatgaagagagaatGAAGGGTGGTCAGGGAGTGCTACtaagaggaggtgacatttagACAAGTCTTGGAGGAGAAGGCTCTGGCTATGGGGAAGAAAGATTAGAAAGCTGAGACTGGGTAATTGGGGCTATGTTCAGGATCAGCTTGAGGGATAGGAGTGATAGCCCAGGGGATTTCATGGCAGAGTGGGCCCAGGTCCAGGGTCTGGTCCCTGTGATCTGCCTTGCAGACAGGCCAGTGGGGGCATTCCCTGTGCCTGTTCTCAGGGCTTTGGCACTTAGAGAAGGTCTATTTTTATCTGTGAGAAATGAGTTCCTAAATATGGGCTGAGTGGGGCAGGAAGCCTCAAGAGGCTCCACCACAAGGCAGCTCCACCTGGCGTTCTACCTCAACAAGGCACAGggtgcaggcccaggctgtgaaACTTTCCGGCCCCGCCTAGTCCATCTGCCTCCTTCCTACTCTCCTTCCCACACCTCCCATCTCCCTGTAGCCCCATGTCCATCTTCCCATCCTTTGTTTGCTCATGAGGACACTGTTTCCTGCTAGGCCCCAGCCAGGAACCCCCAGGTCAACCTGACCTGCTCCTGCCCCCAAGCTACCCCAGCCTGGTGGGaggaacagaggcaaaaatgtgGGCAGAGGTGCTAGGAAGACTTTGCAAAGGCAGAGACATCTGAATTGAGCCCAAAAGCTTCCTCAAAGAAGGAGTTGACTCAATGGAGAGGGAGATGGGACAAGAACACGATGGTAGGGGCTAGCACAGGCATAGACACAGAGACTTGAAGGAGTAAGGCCTGTTTGGGAGCAGCATGTGTTATTGTTCTGGCTAGAACAGAAAATGTTTGGGGGCTAGAGGTAGTAGGAGATGAAGTGAGAAAGAAAGGCAAGTCCTGGATGCCAGGAGAGGAAGTGGCATTTGGAGGGTGTGGGGAAGCAGTCTATGGCCTCAGGTGGAGAAGAgtcagaaggagagagagagagctgaggACCCCACTAAAAGCATTGCAGCTGTGAGCCTAGAATTTGGAATGAGATGTCACAAGGTGTGGGTGGGGGACAGAGCCTGGGAGGCCTGTAGGGGAAGACGAGGAAGCAAAGAAGGAAAGGGCATGGGAAGGCAGGAGGACTAGGATGCCCCCTAGCTGGAGTTGCCTGCTAGTTGCCAGTGGAGGCAGGCTGGTGTGGTGAGTGGGTGTGACTGAGTTCCAGGAGGCAAGGCATCATGAGCAGGGGATCCATGGCCTCCAAGTGGTGGCATCTGCTCACAGCTGCCTGCACATTCCCAGCCTGGTCTGTGCCCAGGATCCCAGAGCCGGTAGAGGGGCTTATCCAGCCCCTGGCTCTCTGAACTTCTTGTGCTGCCTGTATTCTAGGGTGGGGTTGAGGGGAACAGCTCTAGAAAGGGAGGACCGACCAGGAAAGGAACAGCAGATTCAAGAAACTGCTGCCTTCCTGTCCCCTCCTTGAGATACTGCCCTGGCCCAGTTTGCCTTTATCTGGAGAgcctgcccccagcccctggtGTCCTGTGTAAAGTGGTCTGATTCTCTCCGTCCTGCGGAGGGTGGTCCAAGGGTCCTGATGGTACTGAACAGGGCAAGGGTGATCTGAGCTCTGGCCTTGAGCATTAGCTTTCCTCAGGGAGCACACTGGTTGGGCCTTGAGTGAGTAACCTGTTTGGGGAATGGCTTGTTCCTGCTCTCCCTATTCTGGACCATCTCATTTCTGTGATTGGCAGCTACAGCCCAGGGCTGAGTTAACCTGAGCAAAGCTGCCTTGCTATGATGCACCCTGTGAGgatgactccttttttttttttgagacagagtctcactatgtcacccttagtagagtgctgtggtatcacagctcacagcaaccttaaactctcgggcttaagcaattctcttgccttagcctcccaagtatctgggactataggtgcctaccacaatgcccgactatttttgttttttttttgtagagacagagtctcactttaccgccttcagtagagtgccatgatgtcacaggactcatagcaacccctagctcttgggcttccgtgattctcctgcctcagcctcccgagcagctgggattacaggcgcccactacaatgcctggctaaatgctcgactattttttgttgcagttgctattgttgtttagctgttcgaacccaccaccctcagtgtatgtggctggcgccctcaccactgtgctatggcaccAAGACGATGACTCcattattacttcattttatggAGTTGTGGGCTGCAGCTTGGAGCTGTGAAAGTTTGCCTAAGGTCACAATAAGTCATTGGACGAGTTCAATCCCAAACCTACATTTTTCCATCCAGCTGTCATCTTCCTTAACTAGGGTACTCCCTAGCCCCAGTCTGTACCTCTGGGTCCTCACCTGTGGTCTCTAAACATGAGATGAAGGTAGAGGATGGACAGCCAGGTCACCCTAAGGTGATCCCATCTCTCTAGTAGTGAGATGGCATTGTGGCTCTGGTCCTGCACAGGAGCTTCTAGGGAGGCTACAAAATTACCTACGTTACCTTAGAATCTGGGGAGTGACTAGGTGGTCATAACCAAGCAACTCATTTTGGAAGCACTTTTCTTGGTAGTGGCAGTTTTATTCTGCCCATTCCTGGAGAATTTGAAATCTTAATTACCTTTATTTATGTAGGAGTGAGGTCTTGCTTCCCTCCACTCTGGGCTGGGTTTCCTGGTGACAAATGGACTGATGGACACAGGCTTCAAGCCCTCCTGCAGGAAGCCTCTCTTGTTTCAGCATTCTCCTGGTTACCCTGAAGCCTGTAGGGCAGATTTGCATGTTAGTGTATCCTCTTCCCCTCCTTAGCCTTTCTCCAGCACCCTCCACTTGTTTCACAGGGAAGGCACCAAGGGTCTACTGTGTACCACATGCCATCTGGTACAATTTACATGTGCAGTTCCTAATCCCAGCCTGGGAAATGAAACAACCATGTCATCCTTACTGTAAAAATGAGGTTTGAGAGATGCGTGGCCCCTGGCTCGGGGTCATACCTCTGATGTGTGATTTGACTGTAAAATTCACTCAGTTTCTACTTTATTTGCTCCCCATGAGAAAGGAGGCAGGAACTTCTCTGGCCTCTGAGCCCCTACAGGTTGTCAGTCACCTCCCAGGGACTCCCTAAGCTACTGGCCAAGCTGCTTGAACACAGGGATGACCCTAAAGTCCAGAGGTTCATTGGACTAGTCAGGGAAACTTGGATTCAAATTCTCATTCTTCCCCTTATAAGCTGTGCAACCTTGGGCAGGTCACAAGCTTCTGAGTTTATATATTCTTGGCAAAGTGAGGGAAGTAGGCGTTGAGCCTGACACTTACTGGACCTGCCCACCCACAGCTCCTGTATGACAGCCCCAAGGCTCGGCAGGAGGTGGACCACCATTGGCAGGCCTCTGGCGGTCCCCACATTGTACGCATCCTGGACGTGTATGAGAACATGCATCATGGCAGGCGCTGTCTCCTCATTGTCATGGAATGGTATGTTGGCCACATTGGCATTCCTCTAGGATCCCAGACATTCTTATAGgggctttctctatttttcagataGCAGCTCTGGGTGCCTCTGAGGGACAGTGGAGTGGACAGCTGCAGGCCCTGCCCATGGAGCTGTGGAGCTAACTGGCCATGAGGGCATTTCTTCAAGGGCAGGGGAGAAGCTATAGGGCTCTAATATGGCCTCCCTGGGTGTGATTTCCATTCTCTGAGGAGGGGCTCATAGAGCTTTCAGAGAAGGATTCTAAACCCTGAATGTGGATGAGTGGGGCGATTTGGGGAAGAATAGGACACACATAGTCCCCTCAGCTTTCTCCTTCCTACCCAGGTTTGCACTTCCATAGTCTCACTAGAAGCTGAGTGATCAGTTCCTAAAACTCAGAGCCAGTGAGTGGCCTTTTCTACCCTGGGCTTCTCCCACTAGCACTTTGGCTCAGCCctagtcttcttcttcttcttttttttttttttgtagagatagagtttatcgcccttggtagagtgctgtggcgtcacacagctcacagcaacctccaactcctgggcttaggtgattctcctgcctcagcctcccgagtagctgggagtacaggtgcctgccacaacgcctggctatttttttgttgcagtttggctggggccgggtttgaacccgtcacccttggtatatggggccggcgccctgctcactgagccacaggcgccgctcagcCCTTGTCTTCTATAGACCCACTGTCTAGGCAAGTTCCTCCCTGTCTGCCTTTTTAAGTTTCCCCTTCACCCCATTGGTTAGCCAGCTCTTCGGATCTGGGGTTTAGATCCTGGCTGTGCTACCCACTAACTTTGTGGCAACTGAGATTTGGATGAAGTTGGGGCTACCCAAGGCCTCACAACCAGGTAGGGCCAAGTGCTACAGGGAAACACAGGGGCTTCCTGGCAGGGGTCAAATCCCACCAAGAATCTTAAAAGAGTTCAGTTCAATTCACCCAAGCTGACAGCCCACCATGCACCAAGTTCTACAAAGCACAGGGAGGCTAATAGTGGCTATTCactagggagggagggagtagtAGGACCTGAAGGTCGTGCCTACAATTTGGATCAGGGACAGGGTGATACTTGATTTCCCCCTCTCTCTGCTTACAGTGACCTTCTCTTATAGCATGGAAGGTGGTGAGTTGTTCAGCAGGATTCAGGAGCGTGGCGACCAGGCTTTCACTGAGAGAGGTACATGAATGCAGCTGACCAGTGGTGAGATTCAGGGATGGACCCGAGTTGCAGTGTAATGCTGGGGAAGGCCCTGCTCCTCTCAGTGCCTTAATCTTTCCATTTTGCCAAGAGAGTGGGACCTAGTGTCCATCTCCCTGAGGGGTTCTGTAAGTCTGTGACACCTTGTGGGAGATAAACTGTCTATGGCTTTGGGATGGAGGCCTCAACTCCTCTTGGTGCTGACCAGCAATTGAGGTGGGGAAAAGTAGTTTAGGGCTGAGGAAAGAAGTTTAAGTGGGCCTGAGACATCACTGGAGGTGACCAGAGTGTCTGGGACAGGGGTCCAGGATGAGGTCCTGGGTAACAGGAATGCTGGCCCACTAGACTGTGCCTAGGAGGGATTATAGGGGGCATGCCCCCAGGTTGTCTGACCTTTGACTGGTATCACTGACTCCTCTTCTCTGTGTCTGCAGAGGCTGCAGAGATCATGCGGGATATTGGCACTGCCATTCAGTTCCTGCATAGCAAGAATATCGCCCACCGAGATGTCAAGGTGAAGCTCTAGGACCCAGGTTGGAGGACCAGGGAAGAGGGTACTGTCCCACTCCACTAGCCCTAATGGCTCCCAGCACCTGCTGGATGGAGGCCAAGTTCTTTGGTCAGCATTCAAAGCTTCTGCAACCTGGCCCAGATTGCTCTCAGCCTATTCTCTTCTGGTTTCAGCATATTCATTCTGTTCTTCCCAGATGGGTCTTCTCGTTTCTTTCAAACACTGTGTAATCCTCAGAGTAATAAGAAaaactaggcttggtgcctgtagctcagcggctagggcgccagccacatataccggggttGGCAGGTTTGTACCctacccgggcctgctaaacaacaatgacaactacaacaaaaaaataaccaggcactgtggcgggcacctgtagtcccagctacttgggaggctgaggcaagagaatcgcttaagcccaagagtttgaggctgctgtcagATGcagccacggtactctaccaagggtgccatagtgagactctgtctcaaaaaaaaaaaaagtgtggctcctgtggctcaaggagtagggccctggccccatatatcgggaatggcaggttcaagcccggccctggccaaagctgcaaaaaataaaaaaaaataactgactGCCTGTCTCCAGTCAGTGGGCCCAGGTGTACATCCTATGTAATCCTCACCCAGCCCTGTGAGATAGGTGCCattacccattttacagatgaggaaaatgaggctcagagagattaagtggcTTTCCCAAGGCTAGTAGTTGCTTCACtgggattcattcattcacttgttcactTGTTCAGCAGGAAATTTGTGTATATGCAATGGGCCAGGCTTCAGACAGGGGTTGCCTGATACTGTTGGGGCTTCTGTGAAGTCATAGCCACAGTTCTGACAGATTAGGTATTCTAACACCAgcattttaagggaaaaaagctATTTGCTGGACACTAGATGAAGGAATAGAGATAGTTCCAGTTGCTGGGCTTGCTTGTCCTTCCAGGATAGTCTTGAGGCTAGAAGCTCAGCTCTCCAAATTTCCTATCCTGGGAGACTAGATCTTAGAGGTCATTGGGATCAGATGGATGAAATGCAAACTGAGGCagctctgcacacacacacatacgcacagcTGAGCACAAGTCTGCTCCTTCTGGACCCCTTGCCCCAGGCCTGGAGCATTAGTCCCCTTTCCCTATTTCCTCCTAATACTGGGCAGAGGAGAACTGAGGGTTCAGCTACTGCACCAGGTCCATCTGGCTGAATATTCTCAACCCATATCCTTTGATTTTGGATACATATGGAGCTACAACAAACAtactttctgaattcttactttattTTGGCTCTGGCTTCCTTTTTTCCCAAGGAGAGAAAAGCCTTCTACAGAGGAGACTCCTTTGTGTAGGCTAAACCTGCTTCTCAGTTTTTATCCCAGTACAAGGTCAGATCATTGCAAACAGAACCTGAGAAATAGCTTCCACTGGCTCCAAACCAGAGCTTCATCTAACACCCTGTCTTACCCTAGCTCTGCTTTAGGGTCTAGATCTTACCTATTAATTGAAAGCCAGTTCCTGGGATGCCTCCTCCATGTAGACTTCCCCACTGTCATCATCTGCCAGGTTTCCCTGTGCTTACAACCGGAAAGAATTGCCTCTGTATAGTACCTGGGTCTGAGCAGTCAGAGCCTTCTCCCCTGAGCAACCTCATGTGGGGCTGTCCTGTTGGCCCTGTAGGCTTTATTCTGGGCTAGTTGTGGGACATGTGCTTGGCAACACTGGCTTAGGAGTAGTCCACCTTCCCCCAGTGTTCTCATTCTGGCATTTCATGGCAGTGTCACCAACTCCGAATCAGAGTTGCCCCTAGGCTTTTGATGGCACTTGGTCATTAACAATTTTGGCTGAAGACCTTCCTCACGGTTTCCTCTGTGAATGAAGGCATCACCTTGGTCTTCTCTACATTTGACCCATGTTGTTGCTGGCTAAGACTCCTCCTGCACTTCTCTACATTTGACCCATGTTGTTGATGGCCTTGGAATGGGGGAGTCTGGCTGAAGATCACCTTGGGACTCTGCCCCCACTGGTACCTAACTCCAAACCAATGTATTCTCTTCCTGACCCAGCCTGAAAACCTGCTCTACACATCCAAGGAGAAAGATGCAGTACTTAAGCTCACTGACTTTGGCTTTGCCAAGGAGACCACCCAAAATGCCCTGCGGACACCCTGCTACACTCCCTATTATGTAGGTGAGTCCTTTTGGGATAGGGTTTGTACTTCCCCAGCCCAACTGTACACTGCCGTGGTATGGGACAGCCAGTGGGTTGCAGAAACCAAGGGGTTAACacccagggaggagggagggggagaattcTGTCTGCATGGAGGTGGGGGGATGTAGGGGGGGGCGGAggctgcaaaaatattctcctaaATTTCAGcttctgcttttgaaaatagaTCCAGGAAAATTCTGGCTGTGGCCTGTGAGCTGAATGACATCACAGCAGCTCTAAATATATATGTGATAAAAGGCTGCCATCAACTTGGGACAGAGCCCAGCCGCGgttgtttttctcttcctgggATTCATATTCAGAAAGTGGGCAGGCCTTTCTTTCTACATTAGAGTGATACAGGGTTCTAGCTACCTGCTTTGTGGGCGAAGGTTGGTTAGGCCAGGCCATGTGTAGGGCCTAGGAGTATATACATACTTGTGCTTCCTGGAAAAGTTATCTGCTCCTCTGAGAAAACCTCCCCCAAATCTGGAAAGGCCCCTTGTCAACAGTTCCTCTAACCTAAGAGTGGGGCAATAGCAGAGTGCTCTTCTCCCTCAGGGGAGGTCTTCTGGGAGGGTTGCTGGAAAGGTGGGGTGCCCCTTGAGATAGGTAAAATGGCACCTTATGGGGCGGtgctggtggctcaaaggagtagggcaccggccccatatgccagaggtggcgggttcaaacccagccctggccaaaaactgggggaaaaaaaaaggcaccttATTTACCAGGGTatattttgtagtattttttttttttccggcatatgggaccggcgccctactccttgagccacaggcgccgccctattttgtagtattttaacttaaaaatttatCTGGTCTACCCATCTCACTTCACAGATGGGAAGGCCAAGGCCCTTTGGGCTGGTAGCCAAGCTAATGGTGGAAtgcagagcccttcccctggctCCAACTTGCTTGTGACCTAGGCTGTGCATTCAGGGAGGCAAGGGACACAGGACAGCTAGTAGGATGAGGCCCTTCACTTGTGGCAGTACCCCATCAAGTTCTGactggctttcttttcttctgttccctCACTAAGGTTGAGACTGGCAGAGGGGCTCAGGGGGGGctgtctgaaaattatttttttctgggagaTGTTTCTCCTCCCCCACTTTCACACACATGCTGCCTTCCCAGAAGGTGCTAGACACCAGTCTGCTGTGTTTCACCTCCCAGCCTGGGCACCAGCTTCCCACCTTGCCCAGGCTTCAGGCTCCtggctggtttctttctttctttcttttttgtttttttgaggcagagtctcactttgctatcaccctgggtagagtgctacggtgacatagctcatagcaacctcacactcctggacttcagtgatccttttgtctcagcctcccagtagctgggactacaggcacccaccttaacaactggctagtttttctatttttagtagagatgaagtctccctcttgctcagtctgatcttgaactcctctaagttcaagaaatccacctgcctcagtttctcaaagtggtaggattacagatgtgaggcacCATGCTTGACTCCTGCCTGGGTTCTAAGACCCTTGGGGCTGAGAGCCCTCCTGTGCCCTCTGCCCTGGCAGCTCCTGAGGTCCTGGGTCCAGAGAAGTATGACAAATCATGTGACATGTGGTCCCTGGGCGTCATAATGTACATCCTGTGAGTACCATTCCCACCCTCTTCCTCCACCTTCTCCCCTAATTCGCATTAAGTACTCTCAGCACCACTTTCACTGACATCTTTGGCAAGGGGCTTGCATGTGTCACTCATGCAGGTTGTCCTTCCCTTCTGGTCATGAGACATTGCTCCTTCAGGCTGCCTGAGGGTCTCTCCAGGTCAGGAGCTCTGATAGCATTACTGTGATGTGCCTAGAAATCTGGAGGGCTGGTACTATTGCTATAATATGCCTACCTATCTCCCTAGTCAGGGCCTTGGGGCAGAGAGTAAGTCTATTCTGGTACCACTCCTCACTTCATGCTGAATGACCTCTTCCCTCTTCCAGCCTGTGTGGCTTCCCACCCTTCTACTCCAACACAGGCCAGGCCATCTCTCCAGGGATGAAGAGGAGGATCCGCCTGGGCCAGTATGGCTTCCCTAATCCTGAGTGGTCAGAGGTCTCTGAAGATGGTGAGTGAACCTCTCTGTCCCAGCCTGCCCCACCTAGCCCTGCAGCCTTAATTCTGGAAGAGATAGGTCAAATTAACCTGTGTTCAAATCCTGGCTGCCTTACTTCCCAAACTATGTTACTCCAGGCAAGTCACCTAACCTTTTTGAACCTCACTTTCTATATCTGCCAAAAGGCCTCAAAACTTGCTCTCCAAAACTCCTTCTAATTCTTATTTCTTGTTCATATTTTCCACTCTGGTGACCACAAACCAATCTGCCctatattagttatctattgctactTAACAAATTATTCTGAATACTTGGTAGCTTAAAAGAAGAAAGTTATTAGCTCACTGTGTTTATGGGTTAGGAATTTGGTACCTGCTGCCCTTGCTCTGACAGGGCTTGTGGACTGTGGGTAAAGGTTGGAGGACTGGCTCTGAGGAACCCTGCAATCtcacctcttctctctcttccctgggcTCCCTAGCTAAGCAGCTGATCCGCTGCCTGCTGAAAACGGACCCCACAGAGAGACTGACTATCACACAGTTCATGAACCACCCTTGGATCAATGTGAGCACCTCCTGGTCCTACAACAGGCAGTGTGTTGAGCTGGAGCAAGAGGGTGGCAGCTCTGGAGGCCCCAGTGTGGGATTGGGATGGACCTGTGCACACAGATGGGTAGTAGGCCCCACATACAACCTGGCTTTGTCATTACTCCAGCAAGACACCGTcacctctcagcctcagtttcttcatctgagacTGGTAGAAGGGAGTACAGTAGGGGGCAGCCAGTGCTATTCCAGATGCCCCCACATGTTAATCCATGGGCTTGGGGCTCTTTTTAGCAATCAATGGTGGTGCCACAGACCCCACTCCACACAGCTCGTGTTCTACAGGAGGACAAAGACCACTGGGATGAAGTCAAGGTGGGTAGACTCTGCCTTAGTCTCCCTGCAGGTTCCAGGGttttgttggtttatttgtttatttatttagagatagagtctcactttgatgtcCTTGGAAGAGTACcaatggtgtcataactcatagcaacctcaaactcttgggatcaaatgatcctcttgcctcaacctcctgagtagctgggattacaggtgcctatcacaacgcatggctattttttagagatgggttttcactcttggctcaggctggtcttgaactcctgagcttaagcaatacaCCCGCatctggctcccagagtgctaggattacaggtgagccaatGTGCTGGGCCAGGTTCCAGGGTTTTAGAAAAGGGATTGCCAGAGTCTGGGTCTTTGACCCCCCTCCTctatgcctggcacacaggtgtCTATGGCTGTCCCAGTGGTCTAACCATAGCATTCATTTGTCCACACTCTTCATTCAGGGTGGTGCTCCTGGCTCTTTTCCTCAATGAAGGGGGCCTTTAGGCTGGAGGTTCCGTAAGTAGGCTATGGTCCAAGCTTTGGttataatctttctttcttttttttttttttgagacagagtctcactctgtcaccctgggtagagtgctgtggcatcagagttcatagcaacctcaaagtcttgggctcaagtgattcttttgcctcagcctccgagtagctgggaattcaggcacttaccacaaagcccaggaaatttttctgtttttttttttttttttttattgttgggcattcattgagggtacaataagccaggttacactgattgcaattgttaggtaaagtccctcttgcaatcatgtcttgcccccata
It contains:
- the MAPKAPK3 gene encoding MAP kinase-activated protein kinase 3 gives rise to the protein MDMETAEEQGGPVPSTVAHGGPGSSSAPAVGGQRDPKKYAVTDDYQLSKQVLGLGVNGKVLECFHRRTGQKCALKLLYDSPKARQEVDHHWQASGGPHIVRILDVYENMHHGRRCLLIVMECMEGGELFSRIQERGDQAFTEREAAEIMRDIGTAIQFLHSKNIAHRDVKPENLLYTSKEKDAVLKLTDFGFAKETTQNALRTPCYTPYYVAPEVLGPEKYDKSCDMWSLGVIMYILLCGFPPFYSNTGQAISPGMKRRIRLGQYGFPNPEWSEVSEDAKQLIRCLLKTDPTERLTITQFMNHPWINQSMVVPQTPLHTARVLQEDKDHWDEVKEEMTSALATMRVDYDQVKIKDLKTSNNRLLNKRRKKQAGSSSASQGCNNQ